From Stenotrophomonas nitritireducens, the proteins below share one genomic window:
- the prmB gene encoding 50S ribosomal protein L3 N(5)-glutamine methyltransferase produces the protein MTAEAAAELHTIVDLIRYGASRFNAAGLTFGHSYDNALDEATQLTLHSLHLPPDLGPAYGTARVLLEERQQVLALFQRRIDERQPAAYLTGEAWFAGLSFKSDARALVPRSPIAELILNGFEPWLAGREVNRALDLCTGSGCIAIAMGHYYPNWQVDGSDVNDAALSLAVENKERLLAHNVELVKSDLFAGLQGRVYDLIVTNPPYVTNDETDALPKEYQHEPDLALRAGDDGLDLVLKILRDAPDHLSEDGLLICEVGDSEQHLIKLLPEVYMSWVEFKVGQMGIFAVEAAELRAHHARIAELAAARP, from the coding sequence ATGACTGCCGAAGCGGCCGCTGAACTCCATACGATCGTCGATTTGATCCGCTACGGCGCAAGCCGTTTCAATGCTGCAGGCCTGACCTTTGGCCACAGCTATGACAACGCCCTGGACGAGGCGACCCAGCTGACCCTGCACAGCCTGCACCTGCCACCGGACCTCGGCCCGGCCTATGGCACGGCGCGCGTGCTGCTGGAAGAACGGCAGCAGGTGCTGGCGCTGTTCCAGCGCCGCATCGATGAGCGTCAGCCGGCGGCCTACCTGACCGGCGAGGCCTGGTTCGCAGGTTTGAGCTTCAAGAGCGACGCGCGTGCGCTGGTGCCGCGTTCGCCGATCGCCGAGCTGATCCTCAATGGCTTCGAGCCCTGGCTGGCAGGTCGCGAGGTCAACCGCGCGCTGGACCTGTGCACCGGCTCGGGCTGCATCGCCATCGCCATGGGCCACTATTACCCGAACTGGCAGGTGGATGGCAGCGACGTCAATGACGCCGCGCTGTCGCTGGCGGTGGAGAACAAGGAGCGTCTGCTCGCCCACAATGTCGAGCTGGTCAAGAGCGACCTGTTCGCCGGGCTGCAGGGCCGGGTCTACGACTTGATCGTCACCAACCCGCCCTACGTCACCAACGACGAGACCGACGCGCTGCCGAAGGAATACCAGCACGAGCCAGACCTGGCTCTGCGTGCCGGCGACGACGGCCTGGACCTGGTGTTGAAGATCCTGCGTGACGCGCCGGACCACCTGAGCGAAGACGGCCTGCTGATCTGCGAAGTAGGCGATTCCGAACAGCACCTGATCAAGCTGCTGCCGGAGGTCTACATGTCCTGGGTCGAGTTCAAGGTCGGGCAGATGGGTATTTTCGCCGTCGAAGCGGCCGAGCTGCGTGCCCACCATGCGCGCATCGCCGAGCTGGCAGCAGCACGCCCCTGA
- a CDS encoding transglycosylase SLT domain-containing protein has protein sequence MPVSLLSAPRWSLLLATSLLTVVPAAHAISARDKVKVDAIEARMTAAEKRYSDALVLVANADPKGASEGDAALEDMEDVISACIAQKGCQVSNLLATYKRLLKQRADANGSAEGDDGGPLEADPDHIAPLVADVPEAARAAALLNDHRHAFDEMVEYNPAIQAGIRRWLTDMRPSLLTSYENYMNLRAVMWPEWEKDALPEALLFGIMAKESNGRVHASSRVGAAGLMQFMPATGRRFGLGPDGTGFDTRFDPRSAASASADYMNERMRGLNRNIEYALAAYNGGEGRAARIYRETGGQSFWTDTSYNQFPGETKDYVPMVIAAAWIFLHPQQYGVEFPKINAQPATIRLAKSTTIYELTICLGSTGTRDGYMRALRNLNPRYEADGWIPAGTTINATTRIAGLYNRYCVSGPRADLARALITADLNAAIKRPSAATFTGSVAVGDVQAMQAAQAIAPVAAPVAAPRPAAPARRPAARSYKVARGDTLGGIASRFQCEVPALARANGLRAPAYALKPGQSLKLEGCGR, from the coding sequence ATGCCCGTATCCCTGTTATCCGCTCCTCGTTGGTCATTGTTGCTGGCGACCTCGTTGTTGACCGTGGTCCCGGCCGCTCATGCAATCTCGGCCCGCGACAAGGTCAAGGTGGATGCCATCGAGGCGCGCATGACCGCAGCGGAAAAGCGTTACAGCGATGCGCTGGTGCTGGTTGCCAATGCCGACCCCAAGGGCGCCAGTGAGGGCGATGCCGCGTTGGAGGACATGGAAGACGTCATCAGCGCCTGTATCGCCCAGAAGGGCTGCCAGGTCAGCAACCTGCTGGCCACCTACAAGCGCCTGCTCAAGCAGCGCGCTGATGCCAATGGCAGCGCCGAGGGCGATGATGGTGGTCCGCTGGAAGCCGATCCCGACCATATCGCGCCACTGGTCGCCGATGTGCCTGAAGCCGCGCGCGCGGCTGCCCTACTCAATGATCACCGCCACGCCTTCGATGAGATGGTCGAGTACAACCCGGCCATCCAGGCCGGCATCCGCCGTTGGCTTACCGACATGCGCCCGTCGCTGCTGACCAGCTACGAGAACTACATGAACCTGCGCGCGGTGATGTGGCCGGAGTGGGAAAAGGACGCGCTGCCTGAGGCTTTGTTGTTCGGCATCATGGCCAAGGAATCCAATGGCCGCGTGCATGCCTCCTCGCGGGTGGGTGCGGCGGGCCTGATGCAGTTCATGCCGGCCACCGGCCGTCGCTTCGGGCTGGGTCCCGACGGTACCGGCTTCGACACGCGCTTTGATCCGCGCAGTGCCGCCAGCGCCAGCGCCGATTACATGAACGAGCGCATGCGCGGGCTCAACAGGAATATCGAGTACGCCCTGGCTGCCTACAACGGTGGCGAAGGCCGCGCCGCGCGCATCTACCGCGAGACCGGCGGGCAGAGCTTCTGGACCGATACCTCGTACAACCAGTTCCCGGGCGAGACCAAGGACTACGTGCCGATGGTGATCGCCGCGGCGTGGATCTTCCTGCACCCGCAGCAGTACGGCGTGGAGTTCCCGAAGATCAACGCGCAGCCGGCGACCATTCGTCTGGCCAAATCCACCACCATCTATGAGCTGACCATCTGCCTGGGCAGCACCGGTACCCGTGACGGTTATATGCGCGCACTGCGCAACCTCAATCCGCGTTATGAAGCAGACGGCTGGATCCCGGCCGGCACCACCATCAATGCCACTACCCGCATTGCCGGCCTTTACAACCGTTATTGCGTGAGCGGCCCGCGTGCGGATCTGGCGCGTGCGTTGATCACCGCCGATCTGAATGCCGCGATCAAGCGGCCCTCGGCGGCAACCTTCACCGGCAGCGTGGCGGTGGGTGACGTGCAGGCGATGCAGGCTGCGCAGGCCATCGCGCCAGTTGCAGCCCCGGTAGCTGCGCCGCGACCAGCCGCACCCGCGCGGCGCCCGGCGGCGCGCAGTTACAAGGTTGCCCGGGGCGACACCCTCGGCGGCATCGCCAGCCGCTTCCAATGCGAAGTACCGGCGTTGGCGCGTGCCAATGGCCTGCGTGCACCGGCTTATGCGCTAAAGCCCGGGCAAAGCCTGAAGCTGGAAGGCTGCGGTCGTTGA
- the asd gene encoding archaetidylserine decarboxylase (Phosphatidylserine decarboxylase is synthesized as a single chain precursor. Generation of the pyruvoyl active site from a Ser is coupled to cleavage of a Gly-Ser bond between the larger (beta) and smaller (alpha chains). It is an integral membrane protein.), whose amino-acid sequence MSLVTRLTYVLPHRLLSSMARSLAYSQNPRISRWLIDTVSRKFNVNLGEAANPDPRSYPSFNAFFTRALKPGARVPAADPRTLTMPADGRISQLGPIEDGRIFQAKGQSFTAAELLGDAADALPFNNGLFATVYLSPRDYHRVHMAWTGTLRETVHVPGRLFSVGTDAVANVPRLFARNERLVCHFDTDFGPMVQVMVGALLVSGVETVWSGEEIPAYGDRITRKDWRGKGITLERFAEMARFNYGSTVIVLLPPGVADLDPSLKAESPVQLGQPLAKLR is encoded by the coding sequence ATGAGTCTGGTTACACGCCTCACCTACGTATTGCCGCACCGCCTGCTGTCGTCAATGGCCCGCTCGCTGGCCTATTCGCAGAACCCGCGCATCTCGCGTTGGCTGATCGACACCGTGTCGCGCAAGTTCAACGTCAACCTTGGCGAAGCAGCCAACCCGGACCCGCGCAGCTACCCCAGCTTCAATGCCTTCTTCACCCGCGCCTTGAAGCCGGGCGCGCGCGTGCCGGCCGCCGATCCGCGCACCCTGACCATGCCGGCCGACGGCCGTATCAGCCAGTTGGGGCCGATCGAAGATGGCCGCATCTTCCAGGCCAAGGGCCAGTCCTTCACCGCCGCCGAGCTGCTCGGCGATGCCGCCGACGCGCTGCCGTTCAACAATGGCCTGTTCGCAACCGTATACCTGTCGCCGCGCGACTATCACCGCGTGCACATGGCCTGGACCGGCACCCTGCGCGAAACAGTGCATGTGCCCGGCCGTCTGTTCAGTGTAGGCACCGACGCGGTCGCCAACGTGCCGCGCCTGTTCGCCCGCAATGAACGTCTGGTCTGCCATTTCGACACGGATTTCGGGCCGATGGTGCAGGTGATGGTCGGCGCGCTGCTGGTCAGCGGCGTGGAGACGGTATGGAGTGGCGAGGAAATCCCGGCGTATGGCGACCGCATCACCCGCAAGGACTGGCGCGGCAAGGGCATTACCCTTGAACGCTTTGCCGAGATGGCGCGATTCAACTATGGCTCGACGGTGATCGTGCTGCTGCCGCCGGGCGTTGCCGATTTGGATCCGTCATTGAAGGCCGAAAGCCCGGTGCAGCTGGGCCAGCCGCTGGCAAAGCTGCGCTGA
- the truA gene encoding tRNA pseudouridine(38-40) synthase TruA produces MRYALGVEYDGSEFKGWQQLGESGCASVQATLQDALSSVADAPISVVCAGRTDAGVHGECQVVHFDSDVERSPRGWVLGTTTRLPPSVCVRWCVPAVDDFHARFSAKARRYRYRILNRQVRPALYRQILSWERRPLDADAMHRAAQALLGENDFGAFRSAQCQALHARRELQSIAVRRQGEVVEVEVQANAFLHHMVRNIVGSLLMVGAGEKPEGWVGELLAGRDRNLAGPTAPPQGLVFVGPLYAESWKLPDEVTL; encoded by the coding sequence ATGCGTTACGCGCTGGGCGTGGAATACGACGGCAGCGAATTCAAGGGCTGGCAGCAGCTCGGCGAGAGCGGCTGCGCCAGCGTGCAGGCCACCTTGCAGGACGCGCTGTCCTCGGTAGCCGACGCCCCGATCAGCGTGGTCTGTGCCGGGCGTACCGATGCCGGCGTGCATGGCGAATGCCAGGTGGTGCACTTTGACAGCGATGTTGAGCGCAGCCCGCGCGGCTGGGTGCTGGGCACCACCACGCGGCTGCCGCCTTCGGTGTGCGTGCGCTGGTGCGTGCCGGCGGTTGACGATTTCCATGCTCGGTTCTCGGCCAAGGCACGGCGCTATCGTTATCGCATTCTCAACCGCCAGGTGCGGCCGGCCCTGTACCGGCAGATCCTGAGCTGGGAGCGTCGCCCGCTGGACGCCGATGCCATGCACCGGGCCGCGCAGGCGCTGCTGGGCGAAAACGACTTCGGCGCCTTCCGCAGTGCGCAGTGCCAGGCCCTGCATGCCCGCCGCGAGCTGCAGTCGATTGCTGTCCGTCGCCAGGGCGAAGTGGTGGAGGTGGAGGTCCAGGCCAACGCCTTCCTGCATCACATGGTGCGCAATATCGTGGGCTCGTTGCTGATGGTGGGAGCCGGAGAGAAGCCTGAAGGCTGGGTCGGGGAATTGCTGGCAGGGCGAGATCGCAATCTGGCCGGTCCAACTGCGCCACCGCAGGGCCTGGTGTTCGTCGGGCCGCTGTATGCTGAAAGCTGGAAGCTGCCGGACGAGGTGACACTGTGA
- a CDS encoding 2-hydroxyacid dehydrogenase: MADRRPRVWVSQPLFDDTVAQLAAYCDVVATEKVSAHSAAELAAQLADVDGALVTLNDRIGAAEIANAPALKMIANVGVGYNNLDIGALSAAGILASNTPDVLTETTADLGFSLLMAAARRIVESDRWLRDGNWGQWSFTTMLGADLHGSTLGILGMGRIGQAIARRGHHGFGMRVLYHNRSQLPAEQEQAVGARYVGFDELLANVDHLVLVLPYTAQNHHIINAAALAQMKPSATLVNIARGGIVDELALADALANGRLASAALDVYENEPNVRPELLALRNIVLTPHIGSASLATRRAMVQVAVDNLLAGLGIGPDAGKPANAINAELLGNGTARIAADGKKIGDKKR, encoded by the coding sequence ATGGCTGATCGGCGGCCCCGCGTCTGGGTATCGCAGCCCCTGTTCGACGATACCGTCGCGCAGTTGGCGGCGTACTGCGACGTGGTTGCCACCGAAAAGGTCAGCGCCCACAGCGCGGCCGAGCTTGCCGCGCAGCTGGCCGATGTCGATGGCGCGCTGGTCACCCTCAACGACCGTATCGGCGCGGCGGAAATCGCCAACGCGCCGGCCTTGAAGATGATCGCCAATGTCGGCGTCGGCTATAACAACCTGGATATCGGCGCGCTCAGTGCGGCCGGCATTCTTGCCAGCAACACTCCGGACGTACTCACCGAAACCACCGCTGACCTCGGCTTCTCGTTGTTGATGGCGGCCGCACGCCGCATTGTTGAATCCGATCGTTGGCTGCGCGATGGCAACTGGGGGCAGTGGTCATTCACCACCATGCTCGGTGCCGATCTGCATGGCAGCACCCTGGGCATCCTGGGCATGGGCCGCATCGGCCAAGCCATCGCCCGCCGTGGTCACCATGGCTTCGGCATGAGGGTGCTGTACCACAACCGTTCACAGCTGCCCGCCGAGCAGGAGCAGGCGGTCGGTGCCCGTTATGTCGGCTTCGACGAACTGCTGGCCAACGTCGATCACCTGGTGCTGGTATTGCCGTATACCGCGCAGAACCACCACATCATCAACGCCGCCGCACTGGCGCAGATGAAGCCGAGCGCGACGCTGGTGAACATCGCCCGTGGCGGCATCGTCGATGAGCTGGCGCTGGCCGACGCGCTGGCCAATGGCCGGCTGGCATCGGCGGCACTGGACGTGTACGAGAACGAGCCGAACGTGCGCCCGGAGCTGCTGGCCCTGCGCAACATCGTGCTGACCCCGCATATCGGCAGCGCCTCGCTGGCCACGCGCCGGGCGATGGTGCAGGTGGCGGTGGACAACCTGCTGGCCGGCCTGGGCATCGGCCCGGATGCTGGCAAGCCGGCCAATGCCATCAATGCCGAGCTGCTCGGCAATGGCACCGCGCGCATTGCCGCGGATGGCAAGAAAATCGGCGACAAAAAACGATAG
- a CDS encoding SCO family protein — protein MFNRNTGIILAIALAAGLGLLLAQKVFGPSNKGSQGTSSILFYGTPRTLPEFDLAQSDGTRLIPGELRGHWTLVFLGFTSCPDVCPTTLTELAQAQKQWEAIPDSLRPRVVLVSVDPERDTPARLGEYAHAFHKDTIAATADVPSLERFATSLGMVFQKAPGKHFEQNPDDYSMDHSASIAVLDPQGRLAGLMRPPFNPQAIASDLIKLTEKSAP, from the coding sequence ATGTTCAATCGAAATACCGGCATCATCCTGGCCATCGCCCTGGCCGCCGGCCTGGGCCTGCTGTTGGCGCAGAAGGTCTTCGGCCCGTCCAACAAGGGCAGCCAGGGGACCAGCAGCATCCTGTTCTACGGCACCCCGCGCACCCTGCCGGAGTTCGACCTGGCCCAATCCGACGGCACCCGCCTGATCCCCGGCGAGCTGCGCGGCCATTGGACCCTGGTATTCCTGGGTTTCACCTCCTGCCCGGACGTCTGCCCCACCACCCTGACCGAGCTGGCCCAGGCCCAGAAGCAGTGGGAGGCCATCCCCGACAGCCTGCGCCCGCGCGTGGTGCTGGTGTCGGTGGACCCCGAGCGTGACACCCCGGCGCGGCTGGGCGAGTACGCCCATGCCTTCCACAAGGACACCATCGCCGCCACCGCCGATGTGCCGTCGCTGGAGCGTTTTGCCACCTCGCTGGGCATGGTGTTCCAGAAAGCCCCGGGCAAGCACTTCGAGCAGAACCCCGACGACTACAGCATGGACCACTCCGCCAGCATCGCCGTGCTCGACCCGCAGGGACGCCTGGCCGGCCTGATGCGTCCCCCGTTCAACCCGCAGGCAATTGCCAGCGACCTGATCAAGCTCACCGAGAAATCCGCACCATGA
- a CDS encoding aspartate-semialdehyde dehydrogenase: protein MSNEARRFHVAVVGATGAVGQTMLSILAERKFPISKLTLLASERSAGQQVDFEGQKITIQDLATFDPAGVEIALFSAGGGISKEFAPKFAAAGAVVIDNSSTFRYDDDVPLVVSEVNPEAAKNRPRGIIANPNCSTMQLMPVLAPIHREYGIERINIATYQSVSGAGQTGMEELGKQTAQLLGFQEIEPSKFPVQIAFNLIPHIDEFLDNGFTKEEMKLVWETRKILGDDSILVNPTAVRVPVFYGHSEAVNIETKKKITTEQARELLAAAPGVKVVDERKAGGYPTPVTHASGTDPVYVGRIREDISHPRGLNMWVVADNIRKGAALNAVQVAELVANGG from the coding sequence ATGAGCAATGAAGCCCGTCGTTTCCATGTAGCCGTTGTTGGCGCCACCGGCGCTGTCGGCCAGACCATGCTGTCCATCCTGGCTGAGCGCAAGTTCCCGATCAGCAAGCTGACCCTGCTTGCCTCCGAGCGTTCGGCCGGCCAGCAGGTCGACTTTGAAGGCCAGAAGATCACCATCCAGGACCTGGCCACGTTTGACCCGGCCGGTGTCGAGATCGCGCTTTTCTCGGCAGGCGGCGGCATTTCGAAGGAGTTCGCACCCAAGTTCGCCGCTGCCGGCGCGGTGGTGATCGATAACTCGTCCACCTTCCGTTACGACGACGACGTGCCGCTGGTGGTGTCCGAGGTCAACCCGGAGGCGGCGAAGAACCGCCCGCGCGGCATCATCGCCAACCCGAACTGCTCGACCATGCAGCTGATGCCGGTGCTGGCACCGATCCACCGCGAGTACGGCATCGAGCGCATCAACATCGCCACCTACCAGTCGGTGTCCGGCGCGGGCCAGACCGGCATGGAAGAGCTGGGCAAGCAGACCGCGCAGCTGCTGGGCTTCCAGGAGATCGAGCCGAGCAAGTTCCCGGTGCAGATCGCCTTCAACCTGATCCCGCACATCGATGAGTTCCTCGACAACGGCTTCACCAAGGAAGAAATGAAGCTGGTCTGGGAAACCCGCAAGATCCTCGGCGACGACAGCATCCTGGTGAACCCCACCGCGGTGCGTGTGCCGGTGTTCTACGGCCACTCCGAGGCGGTCAACATCGAGACGAAGAAGAAGATCACCACCGAGCAGGCCCGCGAGCTGCTGGCCGCAGCGCCGGGCGTGAAGGTGGTGGACGAGCGCAAGGCCGGTGGCTATCCGACCCCGGTTACCCATGCCTCGGGCACCGATCCGGTCTACGTCGGCCGCATCCGCGAGGACATCTCGCACCCGCGCGGCCTGAACATGTGGGTGGTGGCTGACAACATCCGCAAGGGCGCCGCACTGAACGCCGTGCAGGTCGCCGAACTGGTCGCCAACGGCGGCTGA
- a CDS encoding type IV pilus assembly protein FimV — MRSLQGVLVLGLALFSSAAMALGLGNIRVLSKPGQPLVAEIPVITSDPGELDNAKAGLASAATFERVGLAAPTGLVGELQFQFVQDRDGRAVIRVTSAQPVQVASVGFLIEVDWGQGRLVREYSALVAAPEAATVVAEPMIEAPAAAQSNLIVREPQQQPEQLPEAPPAAAIRAAPAAAQPAAVASAPRSAPVMQADGQLAPVQRGQSLSQIARELSHDSGASLNQTMVALMRANPEAFIRGNINLLKQGAVLRTPAQEELARVDAAEARAIVRDQTAQWRQARAPIPQPAVADAAAAAPAAAARPAATAAGAGGARLEIAPAVAGAQQTAGMTTGLDAGGEGEMLANEQLQQAKEELATRDAELQELRDRVGELEKLQKQQQTLIAMKDSDLAAAQQRLGEAAKRDGAGSFGWVWLGLALVLLGAFGWWLSRRRKPLPPAPRSDSVAENLAATMPVMGAAAVQTPWETEAAEDAAELVEPHALAEDTAPAPQPQAYEEPMPAWLKASPPARAEPVVPVVAPKVEHKPVLLFEASRLNTVVPEPAAVRPEPAAADEASWLAGDMAAITPLNPTPAGRERLELAIAYLDLGDAETARTLLNEVAASTDPQARGEALELLGRMP, encoded by the coding sequence ATGCGCTCATTACAAGGCGTGCTGGTCCTCGGCCTGGCGTTGTTCAGTAGCGCTGCGATGGCATTGGGATTGGGTAATATCCGCGTCCTGTCCAAGCCGGGGCAGCCGTTGGTGGCCGAAATCCCGGTCATCACCAGTGATCCGGGCGAGTTGGACAACGCCAAGGCCGGCCTGGCCTCGGCGGCTACTTTCGAGCGCGTGGGGCTGGCGGCGCCAACCGGCCTGGTTGGCGAGCTGCAGTTCCAGTTCGTGCAGGACCGCGATGGCCGGGCAGTGATCCGCGTCACCAGCGCCCAGCCGGTGCAGGTGGCATCGGTAGGCTTCCTGATCGAAGTGGATTGGGGCCAGGGCCGCCTGGTCCGCGAATATTCGGCCCTGGTGGCCGCGCCGGAAGCCGCAACCGTGGTCGCCGAGCCGATGATCGAAGCGCCGGCAGCGGCACAATCCAATCTGATCGTGCGCGAGCCGCAACAGCAGCCCGAACAACTTCCTGAAGCGCCGCCGGCGGCTGCGATCCGTGCAGCGCCCGCAGCGGCACAACCGGCAGCGGTGGCTTCGGCGCCGCGGTCCGCGCCGGTGATGCAGGCTGACGGCCAGCTGGCGCCGGTACAGCGTGGGCAGAGCCTTTCGCAGATTGCCCGTGAGCTGTCGCATGACAGCGGTGCTTCGTTGAACCAGACCATGGTCGCGCTGATGCGCGCCAACCCCGAGGCTTTCATCCGCGGCAACATCAACCTGCTCAAGCAGGGCGCGGTGCTGCGGACGCCGGCGCAGGAAGAACTGGCACGGGTGGATGCCGCCGAGGCGCGCGCCATCGTGCGTGACCAGACCGCACAGTGGCGGCAGGCACGCGCGCCGATTCCACAGCCGGCGGTGGCGGATGCGGCAGCAGCTGCGCCTGCCGCGGCCGCACGCCCGGCCGCAACTGCAGCCGGCGCAGGTGGCGCACGCTTGGAAATCGCCCCGGCCGTAGCCGGCGCACAACAGACCGCAGGAATGACGACCGGCCTCGATGCCGGTGGCGAGGGTGAAATGTTGGCCAACGAACAGCTGCAGCAAGCCAAGGAAGAACTGGCGACGCGTGACGCGGAACTGCAGGAGCTGCGCGATCGCGTTGGCGAACTGGAAAAGCTGCAGAAGCAGCAGCAGACGCTGATTGCAATGAAGGATTCGGATCTGGCCGCTGCCCAGCAGCGTCTGGGCGAGGCGGCCAAGCGCGATGGCGCAGGCTCGTTCGGCTGGGTGTGGTTGGGCTTGGCGCTGGTGCTGTTGGGCGCGTTTGGCTGGTGGCTGAGCCGCCGCCGCAAGCCGTTGCCGCCGGCACCGCGCAGCGATTCGGTGGCGGAAAATCTGGCCGCGACGATGCCGGTGATGGGCGCCGCAGCCGTGCAGACGCCGTGGGAGACCGAGGCCGCTGAGGACGCTGCCGAGCTGGTCGAACCACATGCCCTGGCTGAAGACACCGCGCCAGCGCCGCAGCCGCAAGCCTATGAAGAACCGATGCCGGCCTGGCTCAAGGCCAGCCCGCCGGCACGTGCCGAACCGGTGGTCCCGGTTGTCGCCCCCAAGGTCGAGCACAAGCCGGTGCTGTTGTTCGAAGCTTCGCGTCTGAACACTGTTGTGCCCGAGCCAGCTGCGGTACGGCCTGAGCCGGCGGCAGCGGACGAGGCCAGCTGGTTGGCCGGTGACATGGCCGCGATCACGCCTTTGAATCCGACGCCCGCCGGTCGCGAGCGGCTGGAACTGGCCATTGCCTATCTGGATCTGGGTGATGCCGAAACCGCACGCACCCTGCTCAATGAAGTTGCCGCCAGCACCGATCCGCAGGCGCGCGGCGAAGCGTTGGAACTGCTTGGTCGCATGCCCTGA
- the aroC gene encoding chorismate synthase, whose protein sequence is MNTFGQLLRVTTFGESHGPAIGCVIDGCPPGLEIAPEEFAHDLQRRATGKSRHTSARREADEVEILSGVYEGRTTGTPIALLIRNTDQRSKDYSNIAQQFRPGHADYSYWQKYGIRDPRGGGRSSARETTMRVAAGVVAKKWLQQRYGVTVRGYLSQLGEITPAGFDWGAVEENPFFWPDASQVPALETYMDALRKSGDSVGARVTVVADGVPPGWGEPIYGKLDGDIAVALMSINAVKGVEIGDGFASAAQKGTEHRDLITPQGFQSNHAGGILGGISTGQQIVAAMVLKPTSSLRLPGATVDTAGNAVDVITTGRHDPCVGIRATPIAEAMLALVLMDQAMRHRGQCGDVGEMSPRIPGQLDG, encoded by the coding sequence TTGAATACATTCGGACAACTCCTTCGCGTCACCACCTTCGGTGAATCCCACGGGCCGGCGATCGGCTGCGTGATCGATGGGTGTCCGCCTGGCCTGGAAATCGCGCCCGAAGAATTCGCGCACGACCTGCAGCGCCGCGCCACCGGCAAGAGCCGCCATACCTCGGCCCGCCGCGAGGCCGACGAGGTCGAGATCCTGTCCGGGGTGTACGAAGGCCGTACCACCGGCACGCCGATCGCGCTGCTGATCCGCAACACCGATCAGCGCAGCAAGGATTACAGCAACATCGCCCAGCAGTTCCGCCCGGGCCATGCCGACTACAGCTACTGGCAGAAGTACGGCATCCGCGATCCGCGCGGCGGTGGCCGTTCCTCGGCGCGCGAAACCACGATGCGTGTGGCTGCTGGCGTCGTCGCCAAGAAGTGGCTGCAGCAGCGTTACGGCGTGACCGTTCGCGGTTACCTGTCGCAGCTGGGCGAAATCACCCCGGCCGGTTTTGACTGGGGCGCGGTCGAAGAGAATCCGTTCTTCTGGCCCGATGCCAGCCAGGTGCCGGCGTTGGAAACGTATATGGATGCGCTGCGCAAGTCCGGTGATTCGGTCGGTGCGCGCGTGACCGTGGTGGCCGATGGCGTGCCGCCGGGTTGGGGCGAGCCGATCTACGGCAAGCTCGATGGCGATATCGCCGTTGCGCTGATGAGCATCAATGCGGTCAAGGGCGTGGAAATCGGCGACGGGTTTGCCAGCGCCGCGCAGAAGGGCACCGAGCACCGTGACCTGATCACCCCGCAGGGTTTCCAGTCCAACCACGCAGGCGGCATCCTCGGTGGTATCTCCACCGGTCAGCAGATCGTTGCAGCCATGGTGCTCAAGCCCACCTCCAGCCTGCGCCTGCCCGGTGCCACGGTGGATACCGCCGGCAACGCGGTGGATGTGATCACCACCGGTCGTCACGATCCCTGTGTCGGCATCCGCGCCACCCCCATCGCCGAGGCGATGCTGGCCCTGGTGCTGATGGACCAGGCCATGCGCCATCGCGGCCAGTGCGGCGATGTTGGCGAAATGAGCCCGCGTATTCCCGGTCAGCTCGATGGCTGA
- a CDS encoding VOC family protein, giving the protein MKRERRIDYVEFASRDPAASRGFFEQVFGWQFEDYGPDYTAFDDGQLQGGFFRGTPLTASAGAPLVVLYAEQLAPLLAVVAAHGGELVKPIFSFPGGRRFQFIEPGGNELAVWSERDHD; this is encoded by the coding sequence ATGAAACGCGAGCGTCGGATCGATTACGTGGAGTTCGCCTCGCGCGATCCGGCGGCCAGCCGCGGGTTTTTCGAGCAGGTGTTTGGATGGCAGTTTGAAGACTACGGTCCCGACTACACCGCATTTGATGATGGTCAGCTGCAGGGCGGGTTTTTCCGCGGCACGCCGCTGACCGCCAGCGCCGGCGCCCCGTTGGTCGTGCTGTATGCCGAGCAGCTGGCACCGTTGCTTGCGGTGGTTGCCGCGCACGGCGGCGAGCTGGTCAAGCCGATCTTCAGCTTCCCGGGTGGTCGCCGCTTCCAGTTCATCGAGCCCGGTGGCAACGAACTGGCCGTGTGGTCCGAGCGCGACCACGACTGA